One genomic segment of Roseivirga misakiensis includes these proteins:
- the gltX gene encoding glutamate--tRNA ligase has product MDMSVRVRFAPSPTGALHIGGVRTALYNYLFAKKNNGTFILRIEDTDQNRFVKGAEEYIEKALEWAGVSPDEGVNAGGEFGPYRQSERKDIYKQYADQLLAEGKAYYAFDTAEELEEMRERLKEARVANPQYNAITRMQMVNSLTLSEEEVKQRIERGDAYVIRIKLPRNEDVRFKDLVRDWVVVNTATMDDKVLLKSDGMPTYHLANIVDDHLMHISHVIRGEEWLPSAPLHVLLYEYLGWEKPEFAHLPLLLKPDGNGKLSKRAADKLGFPIFPLNWTDPESGELSKGFKEQGYLSDAFINFLAFLGWNPGGEDEIFSLTELIDAFTIERINKAGARFDIDKAKWFNEQYLRARSDDELADVYSNLFDEPIERSKSLAIVAALKERVTFIQEMKVAGSFFFESPSVYDEKTTRKKWNDLAVKKLQGFSAELSNFDHVSKEDVRELFMSFLAKDDTPLGRVMPALRLALTGQAGGPDLMAIMSILGPKEVISRIDKAIETLA; this is encoded by the coding sequence ATTGATATGAGCGTTCGCGTACGATTTGCCCCTAGTCCCACAGGTGCCCTACATATTGGCGGTGTTAGAACTGCACTTTACAATTACCTATTTGCCAAGAAAAATAATGGCACTTTTATTCTCAGAATAGAAGATACGGATCAGAATAGGTTTGTAAAAGGTGCTGAGGAATATATAGAAAAGGCACTAGAATGGGCAGGAGTTTCTCCGGACGAAGGCGTGAACGCCGGAGGTGAGTTCGGGCCTTACCGACAATCTGAGCGTAAAGATATTTATAAACAGTATGCCGACCAGTTACTAGCCGAAGGTAAGGCATATTATGCCTTTGATACCGCCGAAGAGTTAGAAGAAATGAGGGAACGGCTAAAAGAAGCAAGAGTGGCCAACCCTCAATACAACGCCATTACAAGAATGCAAATGGTTAATTCTTTAACACTTTCGGAAGAGGAAGTAAAACAAAGAATTGAACGGGGAGATGCTTATGTAATCCGAATTAAACTTCCGCGTAATGAAGATGTTCGATTCAAGGATTTAGTCAGGGACTGGGTAGTTGTGAATACCGCTACTATGGACGATAAAGTTCTTTTGAAGTCTGATGGCATGCCAACTTATCACTTAGCTAATATTGTAGATGATCACTTGATGCACATCTCTCATGTTATTCGTGGCGAAGAATGGTTACCCTCAGCGCCATTGCATGTTCTTCTTTATGAGTATTTGGGGTGGGAAAAGCCTGAATTTGCCCATTTACCATTATTATTGAAGCCAGATGGAAATGGAAAACTAAGCAAGCGTGCGGCTGACAAATTGGGCTTCCCAATATTTCCATTAAACTGGACCGATCCTGAGTCGGGAGAACTATCGAAAGGTTTCAAAGAACAGGGATACCTATCAGATGCATTTATCAATTTCTTGGCTTTCCTCGGCTGGAACCCAGGAGGAGAAGATGAGATTTTCTCTTTGACAGAATTGATCGACGCCTTCACAATCGAAAGAATAAATAAAGCTGGTGCACGCTTTGATATCGATAAGGCAAAATGGTTCAATGAACAATATCTAAGGGCAAGGTCTGATGATGAATTGGCCGATGTATATTCAAACCTTTTTGATGAGCCTATTGAAAGAAGTAAATCTTTAGCCATCGTGGCTGCGTTAAAGGAAAGGGTGACATTCATCCAAGAAATGAAAGTAGCCGGTAGTTTCTTTTTTGAGTCTCCTTCGGTTTATGATGAAAAAACTACTCGAAAAAAGTGGAATGACTTAGCAGTTAAAAAGTTGCAGGGATTTTCTGCTGAACTGTCTAACTTCGATCACGTGTCTAAGGAAGATGTAAGAGAACTCTTTATGTCTTTTTTAGCAAAAGATGATACACCTTTAGGAAGAGTGATGCCTGCTTTGAGGCTCGCACTTACAGGTCAAGCTGGTGGACCTGATTTAATGGCAATTATGTCAATTTTAGGTCCAAAAGAAGTCATCAGTCGTATAGATAAGGCAATTGAAACTTTAGCGTAA
- a CDS encoding 3-hydroxyacyl-CoA dehydrogenase family protein, translated as MKILVVGTERDFEEFENKFGIDHDLTLDKRYQFQSTFASFDLVFDFFIGDDPELFNNYIGLEGVRLFINIPKISLLELSYFQNHEFDIKIFGFNGLPTFTDRSLLEVSLLNDQYKDELTAICASLKTDFQIVKDRVGMITPRIICMIINEAFYTVQEGTASPEDIDQGMKLGTNYPYGPFEWSLKIGIKNVYELLEAIYDDTKDERYKICPALKQAYLKL; from the coding sequence ATGAAGATTCTGGTTGTCGGTACAGAAAGAGATTTCGAAGAATTTGAAAATAAGTTTGGTATTGATCATGACCTGACGCTCGATAAGCGGTACCAATTCCAATCAACGTTCGCTTCTTTTGATCTAGTCTTTGATTTCTTTATTGGAGACGATCCTGAGCTTTTCAACAACTATATTGGTTTAGAAGGTGTCAGACTCTTTATTAACATACCAAAGATTTCTCTCCTAGAGTTGTCCTACTTTCAAAACCATGAATTCGATATTAAGATATTTGGGTTCAATGGACTTCCTACATTTACCGATAGGTCTTTACTTGAGGTTTCACTTCTAAACGACCAATATAAAGACGAGTTGACCGCAATTTGTGCGTCTTTGAAAACAGATTTCCAGATTGTGAAAGATAGAGTAGGCATGATTACTCCTAGAATCATATGCATGATTATTAATGAAGCATTTTATACGGTTCAGGAAGGGACAGCTAGCCCTGAAGATATAGATCAAGGAATGAAATTAGGAACCAATTACCCTTATGGTCCATTCGAGTGGAGTCTAAAAATTGGCATCAAGAACGTATACGAATTGTTAGAGGCAATCTATGACGACACCAAAGACGAACGATACAAAATCTGTCCCGCTTTAAAGCAGGCTTACCTAAAACTATAA
- a CDS encoding VCBS repeat-containing protein has translation MNKTNSAILLFLGFILMITSCGGGEETLFKLVPPSKSGITFNNEMKESEKINYLKFTAIYNGGGVAVGDINNDGLEDLFFTGNIVGSKLYLNKGELEFEDITSSSGVSTEGLWCNGVSVVDINADGFNDIYVAVSGPHEDKRENLLFINNGDNTFKESARLYGLNDDGHSTHSVFFDYDLDGDLDMYLLTYGNNEGTDLTLVNKKISDGTALSNDKLYRNNGDNTFTNVATESGILVEGYGLGVAINDINNDNYPDIYVSNDFLFDDILYINNQDGTFTDMSKEYLNHTSVFGMGVDFQDFNNDLLPDVVQVDMMPEDNYRQKKILGPMQFDFFNLSIKEGYTPQYMRNSLQLNQGERGFSEIGQLAGVHQTDWSWAPMFVDLDANGSKDLYITNGFRRNVSDWDFRNYIGEQIRVAKEAGKNSDQIALDIIKSTNDVKLSNYAYTYNHDLTFSDVTKKWGLSAPTWSNGMAYADLDKDGDLDIVISNIDDFAHVYENTLNEEESPANYLKIQLHGTKKNPIGLGAKILVNQEGLKQVHYQTKTRGYLSNVSSEIYFGFGNNSAKAEVKVIWPSGQVETVESDLNTTLVLDIKNAVDESKIDETVVLTDGNSASKFDLDHFAEENDYVDFYYEPLLPHRLSQAGPTITKGDVNGDGKDDLFVGGSAGYPSHLLTQNNNGTFDKRILADSEQFEDTDAVFFDVDSDGDIDLYVASGSNEFDENDPRYQDRLYLNDGKGNFLRSEASLPIMLTSTGSVAVNDFDNDGDLDIFVGGRLSPKKYPMPGTSYLLRNDEGNFTDVTSNLSSDLVNVGMITTSAWADLDNDNVAELIIAGEFMPITVFKNVNGKFENQTASLGLSKHTGWWNTLMIDDVNNDGKPDIIAGNLGENTKYQISPEEPLTVFAKDYDKNGMIDPIMSCFIGGQEHILHSKSTLESQVIGFKKRFIKHEPFAKATFEDIISKELREDAFVLRANTFKHTLFLNSGDSFNAEVLPKDVQVAPLQSIQKSDGKYYLSGNDYATEVIVGQYDASHGFELSYSNSSNAFMVERESNYRASGNIKDAVIINVGDKKLAVHAVTAGELYVRELN, from the coding sequence ATGAATAAAACTAATTCAGCAATACTTTTATTTTTGGGATTTATCCTCATGATCACTTCTTGTGGTGGCGGGGAAGAAACGCTCTTTAAACTAGTCCCCCCTTCAAAATCTGGAATTACGTTTAATAACGAAATGAAGGAAAGTGAAAAGATAAACTACCTGAAATTTACAGCAATCTACAATGGTGGTGGTGTCGCAGTAGGTGATATTAATAATGATGGACTAGAAGACCTTTTTTTTACAGGAAATATAGTTGGCAGTAAACTCTATTTAAATAAAGGAGAACTGGAATTTGAAGATATTACATCTTCTTCTGGAGTATCTACTGAGGGGCTTTGGTGTAATGGAGTATCAGTTGTTGATATAAACGCAGACGGTTTCAATGACATTTACGTGGCAGTTTCTGGACCTCATGAAGACAAACGCGAAAACCTTCTTTTCATTAATAATGGCGACAATACATTTAAAGAAAGTGCGCGTTTATATGGCTTGAACGATGATGGACATTCTACTCACTCGGTATTTTTCGATTACGACCTAGATGGCGACCTAGACATGTATCTGCTTACTTACGGAAATAATGAAGGTACTGACCTTACATTGGTCAATAAGAAAATTTCAGACGGAACAGCCTTGTCTAACGACAAACTATACAGAAACAATGGAGATAATACCTTCACAAATGTGGCGACAGAATCTGGTATTCTTGTAGAAGGATATGGCCTTGGTGTGGCAATAAACGACATAAATAATGATAACTACCCCGACATTTATGTTAGTAATGATTTCTTATTCGACGACATTCTATACATCAATAACCAAGATGGAACATTTACAGATATGTCAAAAGAATACTTAAATCATACAAGTGTCTTTGGAATGGGGGTAGACTTTCAAGATTTCAATAATGACCTTTTACCCGATGTAGTGCAAGTGGATATGATGCCTGAAGATAATTATCGGCAGAAGAAAATACTTGGCCCTATGCAATTTGATTTTTTCAATTTGTCGATAAAAGAAGGGTATACCCCACAATACATGAGAAATAGCCTTCAGCTGAATCAAGGAGAAAGAGGTTTTTCAGAAATTGGCCAATTGGCTGGTGTTCACCAAACAGATTGGAGTTGGGCTCCTATGTTCGTTGATCTCGATGCGAACGGAAGTAAAGACCTTTATATAACAAACGGCTTCAGAAGAAATGTAAGTGATTGGGATTTTAGAAATTATATAGGTGAACAGATCAGAGTCGCGAAGGAAGCCGGTAAAAACTCGGATCAAATCGCATTAGACATTATTAAAAGTACTAACGATGTAAAGCTCTCAAATTACGCCTACACTTATAACCATGACCTTACATTTTCTGATGTAACAAAGAAATGGGGCTTATCTGCGCCTACATGGTCGAATGGGATGGCCTATGCTGATCTGGACAAGGACGGAGACCTAGATATTGTAATTTCAAATATTGATGATTTTGCCCATGTCTACGAGAATACTTTGAATGAAGAAGAGAGTCCAGCAAATTACCTAAAAATCCAATTGCACGGTACCAAAAAAAATCCAATAGGTCTTGGTGCGAAAATCTTGGTGAATCAAGAAGGTCTTAAACAGGTACACTATCAAACTAAGACCAGAGGTTATTTATCAAATGTATCTTCGGAGATATATTTTGGTTTTGGTAACAACTCAGCGAAAGCAGAAGTCAAAGTTATTTGGCCTTCAGGCCAAGTTGAAACCGTAGAAAGTGACCTTAATACTACTTTAGTATTAGATATCAAAAATGCGGTTGACGAATCTAAGATAGATGAAACAGTTGTTCTTACAGATGGTAATTCTGCCTCTAAATTCGACCTAGACCATTTTGCGGAAGAAAACGATTATGTAGATTTCTACTATGAACCACTGCTACCTCATCGGTTATCACAAGCAGGTCCTACAATCACAAAAGGTGATGTAAATGGTGACGGAAAGGATGATCTTTTCGTTGGCGGATCAGCAGGCTACCCTAGCCACCTACTCACTCAAAACAACAATGGAACTTTCGATAAAAGGATCTTAGCTGACTCTGAGCAGTTTGAAGATACTGACGCTGTGTTTTTTGACGTCGATTCAGATGGAGACATTGACTTATATGTGGCGTCAGGCAGCAATGAATTTGATGAAAATGACCCTAGATATCAAGACAGGCTTTACCTAAATGACGGTAAAGGAAATTTCCTGCGAAGTGAAGCTTCATTGCCAATTATGTTGACCAGCACTGGTTCAGTAGCCGTAAACGACTTCGACAACGACGGTGATTTAGACATTTTTGTCGGTGGACGACTTTCTCCCAAAAAGTATCCTATGCCTGGTACTTCTTATCTACTCAGAAATGATGAAGGTAATTTTACCGATGTCACGTCGAATTTAAGTTCTGATCTGGTAAATGTAGGTATGATTACCACTTCCGCTTGGGCAGATTTAGATAATGATAATGTAGCAGAGCTTATCATAGCCGGAGAATTTATGCCTATTACTGTTTTCAAAAATGTCAATGGTAAATTCGAGAATCAAACGGCTTCTTTAGGCTTATCAAAGCATACTGGTTGGTGGAATACATTAATGATCGACGACGTAAATAATGATGGGAAACCAGATATCATTGCTGGTAACTTGGGGGAGAACACAAAATATCAAATATCGCCAGAAGAACCTTTAACCGTTTTTGCGAAAGACTATGATAAAAATGGAATGATAGACCCTATCATGAGCTGTTTTATTGGGGGGCAAGAGCATATATTGCACTCAAAAAGCACCCTCGAAAGCCAAGTCATCGGTTTTAAGAAAAGATTCATAAAACACGAGCCATTTGCTAAGGCTACATTCGAAGATATTATATCCAAAGAGTTAAGGGAAGACGCTTTTGTTTTACGAGCTAATACCTTTAAGCATACATTATTCCTAAATTCTGGTGACAGTTTTAACGCCGAAGTATTACCAAAGGATGTACAAGTAGCACCACTTCAGTCAATTCAAAAAAGCGATGGTAAATACTACTTAAGTGGAAATGACTATGCGACTGAGGTAATTGTGGGGCAATACGATGCCAGTCATGGTTTTGAATTGAGCTACAGTAACTCTAGCAATGCTTTTATGGTGGAAAGAGAATCTAACTACAGAGCATCAGGTAACATTAAAGATGCAGTGATTATCAACGTCGGCGATAAAAAATTGGCCGTTCACGCGGTGACAGCGGGTGAACTTTATGTTCGGGAGTTGAACTAA
- a CDS encoding RidA family protein, translated as MTKTIVTSDQAPAPIGPYSQAVKAGNTLYVSGQIPFDQLTGEMINENITEETHQVMKNLEAVLSEAGMGFKNVVKCSIFIKDMNQFGTINEAYGMYFKENPPARETVEVARLPKDVNVEISCIAVDL; from the coding sequence ATGACAAAGACCATTGTTACAAGTGATCAGGCACCGGCGCCCATTGGACCTTATAGTCAAGCTGTTAAAGCGGGGAATACGCTATATGTTTCAGGTCAAATCCCATTTGATCAGCTCACTGGAGAAATGATCAATGAGAACATAACAGAGGAAACCCATCAAGTAATGAAGAACTTGGAAGCTGTATTAAGTGAGGCTGGAATGGGTTTTAAAAACGTTGTAAAATGTTCGATTTTCATCAAGGATATGAACCAGTTTGGTACAATAAACGAAGCTTATGGTATGTATTTTAAAGAGAATCCACCAGCACGAGAAACAGTAGAAGTAGCTCGGTTGCCAAAAGATGTAAATGTAGAGATTTCTTGTATTGCAGTTGACCTATAA
- the glmS gene encoding glutamine--fructose-6-phosphate transaminase (isomerizing), whose translation MCGIVGYIGKKEAYPIIVKGLQRLEYRGYDSAGVALLNDNKLNVYKKKGKVADLHDFAKEHDLKSTIGIGHTRWATHGEPNDVNAHPHVSNGGKLAMIHNGIIENYASIKTDLTSKGYTFQSETDSEVFINFVEDIYLNTKVPLAEAVRLALNKVVGAYAIAIMSLEDPNLLIAARKGSPLVVGLGKDEFFLASDATPIIEYTNEVVYLDDQEIAIIKDGGLTIKNIEDVEMKPYVQTVDIELEAIEKGGYDHFMIKEIFEQPKSVADCLRGRLNAKNGHLHLGGIHDYANKIVNADRIVILACGTSWHAGLVAEYIFEEFCRISVEVEYASEFRYRNPIIGENDVVIAISQSGETADTLAAIDLAKSKGATIFGVCNVVGSSIPRVTHAGSYTHAGPEIGVASTKAFTAQISVLTMMALMIAQKKGTLSESAYRSLLVELETIPEKIAKCLDLNPQIEIISAKFKDAANFLYLGRGYNFPVALEGALKLKEISYIHAEGYPAAEMKHGPIALIDENMPVVFIGTKDSSYEKIVSNIQEVKARKGEVIAIVTEGDTDIAEIADHIIEVPHTHEALMPLVSVIPLQLLSYHIAVMRGCNVDQPRNLAKSVTVE comes from the coding sequence ATGTGTGGTATTGTTGGTTACATAGGTAAAAAAGAAGCTTATCCTATCATCGTGAAGGGTCTTCAAAGACTTGAGTACCGAGGTTATGATAGCGCGGGTGTAGCACTTTTGAATGACAACAAGTTAAACGTCTATAAGAAGAAAGGTAAGGTGGCCGACCTACACGATTTTGCCAAAGAACATGATCTTAAATCTACAATAGGTATTGGGCATACGAGGTGGGCCACTCATGGTGAACCAAACGATGTTAATGCTCATCCACACGTTTCGAATGGTGGTAAATTAGCAATGATTCACAACGGAATTATTGAGAATTATGCATCTATTAAAACAGACCTAACCTCCAAGGGATATACTTTCCAAAGTGAAACTGATTCAGAGGTTTTCATAAATTTTGTAGAAGATATTTACCTCAATACGAAGGTTCCCTTGGCAGAGGCAGTGCGACTCGCGCTTAACAAAGTTGTTGGTGCATACGCAATTGCTATTATGTCCCTAGAAGATCCAAATTTGTTAATTGCTGCTCGAAAAGGAAGCCCTTTAGTAGTCGGTCTAGGTAAAGATGAATTCTTCTTGGCATCTGATGCTACACCTATTATTGAGTATACAAACGAGGTTGTTTATCTAGACGACCAAGAGATAGCAATCATAAAAGATGGTGGTTTGACCATAAAGAATATCGAGGACGTAGAGATGAAACCTTACGTTCAAACTGTTGATATTGAATTGGAGGCGATTGAAAAAGGTGGATATGATCATTTTATGATCAAGGAAATATTTGAACAGCCTAAATCAGTGGCAGATTGCCTAAGAGGGAGGTTGAATGCTAAAAATGGTCACCTTCATTTGGGTGGAATCCATGATTATGCCAATAAAATAGTTAATGCGGATAGAATAGTCATCCTCGCTTGTGGTACATCATGGCACGCCGGTTTAGTCGCTGAATATATTTTTGAAGAGTTTTGTCGAATTTCTGTAGAAGTAGAATATGCTTCTGAGTTCAGATATCGAAATCCTATTATTGGAGAAAATGATGTCGTTATCGCGATCTCTCAGTCTGGAGAAACAGCTGACACACTTGCTGCCATTGATCTTGCTAAATCAAAGGGCGCTACCATATTTGGTGTTTGCAACGTGGTCGGTTCTTCTATTCCAAGGGTTACTCATGCTGGATCATATACCCATGCAGGACCTGAAATTGGTGTAGCAAGTACAAAAGCTTTCACTGCTCAGATTTCTGTTTTAACAATGATGGCGCTGATGATTGCTCAGAAAAAAGGTACTCTTTCAGAAAGTGCGTACAGGAGCTTATTAGTAGAATTAGAGACGATACCTGAAAAAATTGCAAAGTGCTTAGACCTGAACCCTCAGATTGAAATCATCTCCGCAAAATTCAAAGATGCCGCCAACTTCCTTTACTTAGGAAGAGGTTATAATTTCCCGGTAGCCTTAGAGGGAGCTCTCAAACTTAAAGAAATTTCTTATATCCACGCAGAAGGCTATCCTGCGGCTGAAATGAAACATGGGCCAATTGCCTTAATTGATGAAAATATGCCAGTTGTCTTCATTGGCACAAAAGATTCATCATACGAAAAGATAGTTTCGAATATACAAGAGGTTAAAGCACGTAAGGGTGAGGTAATTGCAATTGTGACAGAGGGAGATACTGATATAGCAGAGATTGCTGATCATATCATCGAAGTTCCCCATACTCATGAGGCCTTGATGCCTTTAGTGTCAGTGATACCACTGCAATTGCTATCATATCACATTGCTGTCATGAGGGGTTGTAATGTTGATCAACCAAGAAACTTAGCTAAATCAGTTACTGTTGAGTAA